One Streptomyces sp. RPA4-2 genomic window carries:
- a CDS encoding YoaK family protein yields the protein MGADSTAARTDDPEARGLRLVTVLLGLTVVSGLIDAVSYLGLGHVFTANMTGNVVVLGFAAAGAPGFSVWHTLTSLACFLIGAAVGGRVAVRFGGRSRRTWARVTLAVEAVLVGGCAAVAFAAPGATGTTYTLIAVTAFAMGVRNATVRKLGVPDLTTTVLTMTLTGLAADTAVGGGGTGSRSPRRVASVAAMAVGALLGAWLVLHHGLGIPLLIAAVAAGVLAVSASGRE from the coding sequence ATGGGTGCGGACAGCACGGCCGCGCGGACCGACGACCCCGAGGCGCGCGGACTGCGCCTGGTCACGGTGCTGTTGGGGCTGACCGTGGTCAGCGGGCTCATCGACGCGGTGAGTTATCTCGGGCTCGGGCACGTCTTCACCGCGAACATGACCGGCAACGTGGTGGTACTGGGCTTCGCCGCGGCCGGGGCGCCGGGCTTCTCCGTGTGGCACACGCTGACCTCGCTCGCCTGCTTCCTGATCGGCGCCGCGGTCGGAGGGCGGGTCGCGGTGCGTTTCGGCGGCCGGTCGCGCCGGACCTGGGCGCGGGTCACGCTCGCCGTCGAGGCGGTGCTCGTCGGCGGGTGCGCGGCGGTCGCCTTCGCCGCGCCGGGTGCCACCGGTACGACGTACACCCTGATCGCCGTCACGGCCTTCGCCATGGGCGTGCGCAACGCGACCGTCCGCAAGCTGGGTGTGCCCGACCTGACGACCACGGTCCTGACGATGACGCTGACGGGCCTCGCGGCCGACACCGCCGTCGGCGGCGGCGGTACGGGCAGCCGCTCCCCGCGGCGCGTCGCCTCCGTCGCCGCGATGGCCGTGGGCGCGCTGCTGGGCGCGTGGCTGGTGCTCCACCACGGACTGGGGATCCCCCTGTTGATCGCGGCCGTGGCGGCGGGGGTACTGGCGGTGTCGGCCTCCGGGCGGGAGTAG
- a CDS encoding energy-coupling factor transporter transmembrane component T yields MPVPTDDGRRGRRRPRRTRAPQAHRGNALHPGAWWIWALGLGTAASRTTNPLLLALLIGTAGYVVAARRTSAPWSRSYGAFVRLGMAVLGIRLAFAVLLGSPVPGSHVLVTLPEVPLPHWAQGIRIGGRVTAEGLVFALYDGLKLATLLICVGAANALANPARLLKSLPGALYEAGVAVVVALTFAPHLIADAQRLRAARRLRGRPDRGLRGLLQVALPVLEGALERSVALAAAMDARGYGRTAAVAPAVRRTTAVLTLGGLVGVCAGTYGLLTAEGDSYGLPLLLAGLAAALGGLWLGGRRSPRTRYRPDVWGARAWLVAGSGIAVAAGLIVCAAYDPVALRTGVVPLVAPALPLWPAAAVLLGLLPAFVAPVPGQPRPAGNRPPGNRPAAREPAATEEPS; encoded by the coding sequence CTGCCCGTCCCGACCGATGACGGCCGCCGTGGGCGTCGGCGGCCACGGCGTACCCGCGCGCCGCAGGCGCACCGCGGCAACGCCCTGCACCCAGGAGCCTGGTGGATCTGGGCCCTGGGCCTCGGCACCGCCGCCTCCCGCACCACCAACCCGCTGCTGCTCGCCCTCCTCATCGGCACGGCCGGATACGTGGTGGCGGCCCGCCGCACCTCGGCCCCCTGGTCCCGCTCGTACGGCGCGTTCGTCAGGCTCGGTATGGCCGTGCTCGGCATCCGACTCGCCTTCGCGGTCCTCCTCGGCTCCCCCGTCCCCGGCTCGCACGTCCTCGTGACGCTCCCCGAGGTCCCCCTCCCGCACTGGGCCCAAGGCATCCGTATCGGTGGCCGGGTCACCGCCGAGGGCCTGGTCTTCGCGCTCTACGACGGTCTGAAGCTGGCCACGCTCCTCATCTGCGTCGGCGCGGCGAACGCCCTCGCGAACCCGGCGCGGCTCCTGAAGTCCTTGCCCGGCGCGCTGTACGAGGCGGGGGTCGCGGTCGTCGTCGCGCTGACCTTCGCACCGCACCTGATCGCGGACGCGCAACGGCTGCGTGCCGCCCGCCGGCTGCGCGGCCGCCCCGACCGGGGCCTGCGCGGTCTGCTGCAGGTCGCCCTCCCGGTCCTGGAGGGCGCGCTGGAGCGTTCGGTCGCGCTCGCCGCGGCGATGGACGCGCGCGGCTACGGCCGGACCGCCGCGGTGGCGCCCGCCGTCCGCCGCACCACCGCCGTCCTGACCCTGGGCGGCCTGGTCGGCGTCTGCGCGGGCACGTACGGACTGCTGACGGCGGAGGGTGACAGTTACGGACTGCCCTTGCTGCTCGCCGGGCTGGCCGCGGCGCTGGGCGGCCTGTGGCTGGGCGGCCGCCGCTCCCCGCGCACGCGCTACCGCCCCGACGTGTGGGGCGCACGGGCGTGGCTGGTGGCCGGGTCCGGCATCGCCGTCGCCGCCGGGCTGATCGTCTGCGCCGCCTACGACCCCGTGGCACTGCGTACCGGTGTCGTCCCCCTGGTGGCCCCGGCCCTTCCCCTGTGGCCCGCGGCCGCCGTGCTGCTCGGCCTGCTGCCCGCCTTCGTCGCCCCCGTCCCCGGGCAGCCCCGCCCGGCCGGGAACCGCCCGCCCGGCAATCGCCCGGCCGCCCGGGAACCCGCCGCCACCGAGGAGCCCTCATGA
- a CDS encoding transglycosylase SLT domain-containing protein, which produces MSVSFIRRIASPKKVLTTAAVATATVGMALAAAPAQAATTSASSAQSIAHEMIPDAAQFTAFSKIVERESGWNPSATNSASGAYGLVQALPASKMSSAGSDWKTNPATQIKWGLDYMNSRYGSPVAAWSFWQAHNWY; this is translated from the coding sequence GTGTCCGTCTCCTTCATCCGCCGCATCGCCTCTCCGAAGAAGGTCCTCACCACTGCCGCCGTGGCCACCGCCACCGTCGGCATGGCTCTGGCCGCGGCTCCCGCCCAGGCCGCCACCACCTCGGCCTCCTCCGCCCAGTCGATCGCGCACGAGATGATCCCGGACGCCGCGCAGTTCACCGCCTTCAGCAAGATCGTCGAGCGCGAGAGCGGCTGGAACCCCAGCGCGACGAACTCCGCCTCCGGCGCCTACGGTCTGGTCCAGGCCCTGCCCGCGTCGAAGATGTCGTCCGCAGGCTCCGACTGGAAGACCAACCCCGCCACCCAGATCAAGTGGGGTCTGGACTACATGAACTCCCGCTACGGCAGCCCGGTCGCCGCGTGGAGCTTCTGGCAGGCCCACAACTGGTACTGA
- a CDS encoding phosphotransferase, whose amino-acid sequence MRTGRLLGSGRSADVYEIDETWVLRRDREGWGDATAEATVMEHVRRHGYPVPGVRAATRGDLVMERLTGPTMLEAFGAGLFSAEEAGLTLARLLRKLHAVPARLSADPAVRVLHLDLHPDNVMLTPDGPKVIDWADAEEGPPGLDWGMSAVILAQVAVGAEAHAGVAGETLAAMLDANTDCMTQDGLTQAVRRRAANPTMSAQEVQLLGEAEELVRTLAF is encoded by the coding sequence ATGCGGACGGGGAGACTGCTCGGCTCGGGACGTTCGGCGGATGTCTACGAGATCGACGAGACGTGGGTGCTGCGGCGCGACCGGGAGGGCTGGGGCGACGCGACGGCCGAGGCCACGGTGATGGAACACGTACGCCGGCACGGCTATCCGGTGCCGGGGGTGCGGGCGGCGACCCGCGGCGACCTGGTGATGGAACGGCTGACGGGGCCGACCATGCTGGAGGCGTTCGGCGCGGGGCTCTTCTCCGCCGAGGAGGCCGGGCTCACCCTCGCCCGGCTGCTGCGCAAGCTGCACGCCGTGCCCGCGCGGCTCTCCGCCGACCCCGCCGTCCGTGTGCTGCACCTGGACCTGCACCCCGACAACGTGATGCTGACCCCGGACGGTCCGAAGGTCATCGACTGGGCCGACGCCGAGGAGGGCCCGCCGGGCCTCGACTGGGGCATGTCCGCGGTGATCCTCGCGCAGGTCGCCGTCGGCGCCGAGGCGCACGCCGGGGTGGCCGGGGAGACGCTGGCCGCGATGCTCGACGCGAACACGGACTGTATGACGCAGGACGGTCTCACGCAGGCCGTGCGGCGGCGGGCCGCCAATCCGACCATGAGCGCACAAGAGGTCCAACTCCTCGGTGAGGCCGAGGAACTGGTCCGCACGCTGGCCTTCTAG
- a CDS encoding ECF transporter S component: protein MTMSGAPRRTTTHQRQVRAVRLGPRSLAALGLVSVIGVAGFGWPLLADPASQAGTHAQDAPWLFAGLLVLLVAVVAATISESGLGPKAVAMLGVLAATGAALRPIGAGTAGIEPMFFLMVLSGRVLGPGFGFVLGSVTMFSSALLTGGVGPWMPFQMLAMGWFTMGAGLLPGPDRLRGRAELTLLAVYGFLAAFAYGTVMNLEGWPFMNALASNVAFDPHAGVPANLARFLAYCVATSLGWDLGRAVVTVVLTLTLGAPLLRALRRATRRAAFETPVTFDPR, encoded by the coding sequence ATGACCATGTCCGGCGCCCCACGGCGCACCACCACGCACCAGCGCCAGGTCCGTGCCGTCCGCCTCGGCCCCCGTTCCCTCGCCGCCCTCGGTCTGGTGAGCGTCATCGGCGTCGCCGGATTCGGCTGGCCGCTCCTCGCCGACCCCGCCTCCCAGGCCGGCACACACGCGCAGGACGCCCCCTGGCTGTTCGCGGGGCTGCTCGTCCTGCTCGTGGCGGTCGTGGCCGCGACGATCTCCGAGTCCGGCCTCGGCCCCAAGGCGGTCGCCATGCTCGGAGTGCTCGCCGCGACCGGCGCCGCCCTGCGGCCGATCGGGGCCGGGACCGCCGGGATCGAGCCGATGTTCTTCCTGATGGTGCTGAGCGGACGGGTGCTCGGACCGGGGTTCGGCTTCGTGCTCGGGTCCGTGACCATGTTCTCGTCCGCGCTGCTCACCGGCGGGGTGGGGCCGTGGATGCCGTTCCAGATGCTCGCCATGGGCTGGTTCACGATGGGCGCCGGGCTGCTGCCCGGTCCGGACCGGCTGCGCGGGCGCGCCGAGCTGACGCTGCTCGCCGTGTACGGGTTCCTGGCCGCCTTCGCGTACGGCACCGTCATGAACCTGGAGGGCTGGCCCTTCATGAACGCGCTGGCCTCGAACGTCGCCTTCGACCCGCACGCCGGCGTTCCCGCCAACCTGGCCCGCTTCCTCGCGTACTGCGTGGCCACCTCGCTCGGCTGGGACCTGGGCCGGGCCGTGGTGACGGTCGTCCTGACGCTCACGCTGGGCGCGCCGCTCCTCAGGGCGCTGCGCCGGGCCACCCGTAGGGCCGCCTTCGAGACGCCGGTCACGTTCGACCCCCGGTGA
- a CDS encoding terpene cyclase/mutase family protein, whose translation MIVRRTAAVLAATVVIGTALVPAAVADGSSPSPTPSRAIPSGLFGSTDPTYDGVWRQSLALLAQHTVGERPAAKAVDWLAGQQCANGAFAAYRADATAACDAKTMVDTNSTAAAVQALAALGGHDGGTRKAAGWLESVQNKDGGWGYTAGGASDANSTSVVVGALAATGGKPGDVKSEEGRSPYDALAELSVPCDGKGADAGAFAYQPDKRGALAANADATAAAVLGALGKGLVTTAGKALPNGYTCEKADTPTAAQAANNGASYLARLLRDTPYLKSAMPGAKDQPDYGNTADAVVALAAQGGIAETKKPLAWLEKNSGPWATTSGPAAYAQLILAAHATGTDPRAFGGTDLVQQLGATGPAAQPSGSAAASTDAEKKDKKDDAKGVNVWWIVGVGLVGGIGIGFLISGRSKKQQL comes from the coding sequence ATGATCGTTCGCCGCACCGCCGCGGTACTGGCAGCCACCGTCGTGATCGGTACGGCCCTTGTCCCGGCCGCCGTGGCCGACGGCTCCTCCCCGTCCCCCACCCCGTCCCGGGCGATACCCTCCGGTCTCTTCGGCAGCACCGACCCCACCTACGACGGTGTGTGGCGGCAGTCCCTCGCCCTGCTCGCCCAGCACACGGTGGGCGAGCGGCCCGCGGCCAAGGCCGTCGACTGGCTGGCCGGGCAGCAGTGCGCGAACGGCGCGTTCGCCGCGTACCGCGCCGACGCCACGGCCGCGTGCGACGCCAAGACCATGGTCGACACCAACAGCACCGCCGCGGCCGTCCAGGCCCTCGCCGCGCTCGGCGGGCACGACGGCGGGACGCGCAAGGCGGCCGGCTGGTTGGAGTCCGTACAGAACAAGGACGGCGGCTGGGGTTACACGGCGGGCGGGGCGAGCGACGCGAACTCCACGTCCGTGGTGGTCGGGGCGCTGGCCGCGACCGGCGGGAAGCCCGGGGACGTGAAGTCCGAGGAGGGCAGGTCGCCGTACGACGCGCTGGCCGAGCTGTCGGTCCCGTGCGACGGCAAGGGCGCCGACGCGGGCGCCTTCGCCTACCAGCCGGACAAGCGGGGCGCGCTGGCCGCCAACGCGGACGCCACGGCCGCCGCGGTGCTGGGAGCCCTCGGCAAGGGGCTCGTGACGACGGCCGGGAAGGCTCTCCCGAACGGCTACACCTGCGAGAAGGCGGACACCCCGACGGCCGCGCAGGCCGCGAACAACGGCGCCTCCTACCTCGCCCGCCTGCTGCGCGACACCCCGTACCTGAAGTCGGCGATGCCGGGCGCCAAGGACCAGCCCGACTACGGCAACACGGCGGACGCGGTCGTCGCACTGGCCGCGCAGGGCGGGATCGCGGAGACGAAGAAGCCCCTCGCCTGGCTGGAGAAGAACTCCGGTCCCTGGGCGACGACGTCCGGCCCGGCCGCGTACGCGCAGCTGATCCTCGCCGCGCACGCGACCGGCACCGACCCGCGCGCGTTCGGCGGCACCGACCTCGTCCAGCAGCTCGGCGCGACGGGTCCGGCCGCCCAGCCGTCCGGCTCCGCGGCGGCCTCCACCGACGCGGAGAAGAAGGACAAGAAGGACGACGCGAAGGGCGTCAACGTCTGGTGGATCGTCGGTGTCGGTCTTGTCGGCGGCATCGGCATCGGCTTCCTGATCAGCGGACGCTCTAAGAAGCAGCAGCTGTGA
- a CDS encoding SCO2322 family protein — protein MRRRRTTAPALFLVPLLLAPLLLVLTAAGQAQAVGYRYWSFWDRTGGSWTYATQGPSTARPSDGDVEGFRFAVSEDSQDASKPRGNADFASVCARTEARAGAKRVALVLDFGTAADAPSAQTPPAPRTACARVPSDATAADALASVAKPLRYDTNALLCAIAGYPRTGCGEQVSAPHEPTASAHPRSGAPHHGPSAGLLAGVAAVVLLGAAAIWQARRRRG, from the coding sequence GTGAGGCGGCGCCGCACGACGGCCCCGGCCCTGTTCCTCGTCCCCCTGCTGCTCGCCCCGCTGCTGCTCGTGCTCACCGCGGCCGGGCAGGCGCAGGCCGTCGGCTACCGCTACTGGTCCTTCTGGGACCGGACCGGCGGCTCCTGGACGTACGCGACCCAGGGCCCGTCGACCGCGCGGCCGTCCGACGGGGACGTCGAGGGGTTCCGCTTCGCGGTGAGCGAGGACTCGCAGGACGCCTCGAAGCCGCGCGGCAACGCGGACTTCGCGTCCGTCTGCGCCAGGACCGAGGCACGGGCGGGCGCCAAACGGGTGGCCCTGGTCCTCGACTTCGGCACGGCGGCCGACGCTCCCTCCGCGCAGACGCCGCCGGCGCCGCGTACGGCCTGCGCGCGGGTCCCCTCCGACGCGACGGCGGCGGACGCCCTGGCTTCGGTGGCCAAGCCCCTCCGCTACGACACCAACGCCCTGCTGTGCGCCATCGCGGGCTACCCGCGGACCGGCTGCGGCGAGCAGGTCTCGGCCCCGCACGAGCCGACGGCGTCCGCCCACCCGCGGTCCGGGGCACCCCACCACGGCCCGTCGGCGGGCCTGCTCGCGGGCGTCGCCGCGGTGGTCCTCCTGGGCGCGGCCGCGATCTGGCAGGCCCGCCGCCGCCGGGGCTGA
- a CDS encoding steroid 3-ketoacyl-CoA thiolase — protein sequence MAAEPVIVEAVRTPIGKRGGALANLHPAYLLGETYRELLGRTGIHADCVEQIVGGTVTHAGEQSMNPARTAWLTMGLPYETAATTVDCQCGSSQQAAHLTANMIAAGVIDVGISCGVEAMSRVPLGSGSKHGPGKPFPDEWNVDLPNQFEAAERIARRRGLTRENVDSLGLLSQERAAVAWSEERFKRETFAVQVPTTEDEQRAGQGMWRLVDRDEGLRDTSAEALSRLKPVMPTAVHTAGNSSQISDGAAAIMWASKRMARALKLRPRARIVAQALVGADPHFHLDGPVDATRAVLGKAGMSLKDIDLVEINEAFASVVLSWAQVFEQDLEKVNVNGGAIALGHPVGATGARLIATALHELERRDKEFALITMCAGGALATGTIIQRL from the coding sequence ATGGCCGCGGAACCCGTGATCGTCGAAGCCGTACGCACCCCCATCGGCAAGCGCGGTGGCGCGCTCGCCAATCTCCACCCCGCCTATCTCCTGGGCGAGACCTACCGTGAACTCCTCGGCCGCACCGGCATCCACGCCGACTGTGTCGAGCAGATCGTCGGCGGCACGGTGACGCACGCCGGGGAGCAGTCGATGAACCCCGCGCGCACGGCGTGGCTCACCATGGGCCTGCCCTACGAGACCGCCGCGACGACCGTGGACTGCCAGTGCGGCTCCTCGCAGCAGGCGGCGCACCTGACCGCCAACATGATCGCGGCGGGGGTGATCGACGTGGGCATCTCCTGCGGTGTCGAGGCGATGTCGCGGGTGCCGCTGGGCTCGGGGTCCAAGCACGGCCCGGGGAAACCGTTCCCCGACGAGTGGAACGTGGACCTGCCCAACCAGTTCGAGGCGGCGGAGCGGATCGCGCGTCGCCGCGGGCTGACGCGCGAGAACGTCGACTCGCTCGGTCTCCTCTCGCAGGAGCGGGCGGCCGTGGCCTGGTCCGAGGAGCGCTTCAAGCGGGAGACGTTCGCCGTGCAGGTCCCCACGACGGAGGACGAACAGCGCGCCGGGCAGGGCATGTGGCGGCTCGTCGACCGCGACGAGGGGCTGCGCGACACGTCGGCGGAGGCGCTGTCGCGCCTCAAGCCGGTGATGCCGACGGCCGTCCACACGGCGGGCAACTCGTCGCAGATCTCGGACGGAGCCGCCGCGATCATGTGGGCGTCGAAGCGGATGGCGCGGGCGCTGAAACTGCGGCCGCGGGCCCGGATCGTGGCCCAGGCACTCGTCGGCGCGGACCCGCACTTCCACCTGGACGGCCCGGTCGACGCGACACGGGCCGTACTCGGCAAGGCCGGCATGTCGCTGAAGGACATCGACCTGGTCGAGATCAACGAGGCCTTCGCCTCGGTGGTGCTGAGCTGGGCCCAGGTCTTCGAACAGGACCTGGAGAAGGTCAACGTCAACGGTGGCGCGATCGCGCTCGGGCATCCCGTGGGGGCGACGGGGGCACGCCTGATCGCGACTGCCCTGCACGAACTGGAGCGCAGGGACAAGGAGTTCGCCCTCATCACCATGTGCGCGGGCGGGGCACTGGCGACCGGGACGATCATCCAGCGGCTGTAG
- a CDS encoding MBL fold metallo-hydrolase, which translates to MTQVTDHGGGVRSLRVPIPDNPLGTTLVHVVDTDRGPVLIDTGWDDPASWDVLTAGLAACGIPVAEVHGVVITHHHPDHHGLSGKVRDASGAWIAMHALDTEIVRRTREHKAERWFAYMADKLEACGAPEDHVALLRAARTARRSGSLPQFTPALPDREIVPGELLDLAGRRLRAIWTPGHTPGHVCLHLEEAHPAGLPGHGRLFSGDHLLPRITPHIGLYEDPDDVTVADPLGDYLDSLERVGRLDPAEVLPAHQHAFTDAPGRVRELLTHHEERLTGLLTLLATPLTAWQLAERMEWNRPWEQIPFGSRNIAVSEAEAHVRRLVKLGRAEAVAGSGPVTYVAV; encoded by the coding sequence ATGACACAGGTGACCGATCACGGCGGGGGCGTACGGTCGCTCAGGGTCCCCATCCCCGACAACCCCCTCGGCACCACGCTGGTCCACGTCGTCGACACCGACCGGGGCCCCGTACTGATCGACACCGGCTGGGACGACCCGGCCTCCTGGGACGTCCTCACCGCCGGGCTCGCCGCCTGCGGCATCCCGGTCGCCGAGGTGCACGGCGTGGTCATCACCCACCACCATCCCGACCACCACGGCCTGTCGGGCAAGGTGCGGGACGCGTCCGGGGCGTGGATCGCGATGCACGCGCTGGACACCGAGATCGTCCGGCGGACCCGGGAGCACAAGGCCGAGCGCTGGTTCGCCTACATGGCGGACAAACTGGAGGCCTGCGGCGCACCCGAGGACCACGTGGCGCTGCTGCGCGCGGCGCGCACGGCCCGGCGCTCGGGCAGTCTGCCCCAGTTCACTCCCGCGCTCCCCGACCGCGAGATCGTCCCCGGCGAACTGCTCGACCTGGCCGGCCGCCGGCTGCGCGCGATCTGGACCCCGGGCCACACACCCGGTCACGTCTGCCTCCACCTGGAGGAGGCCCATCCCGCCGGACTGCCGGGCCACGGCCGCCTGTTCTCCGGCGACCACCTGCTGCCGCGGATCACCCCGCACATCGGCCTGTACGAGGATCCGGACGACGTCACGGTCGCCGATCCGCTCGGGGACTACCTCGACTCCCTGGAGCGCGTGGGCCGCCTCGACCCCGCCGAGGTGCTGCCGGCCCACCAGCACGCGTTCACCGACGCCCCCGGCCGCGTACGGGAGTTGCTCACCCATCACGAGGAGCGCCTCACCGGTCTGCTCACCCTCCTCGCGACGCCCCTCACCGCCTGGCAGCTCGCCGAACGCATGGAGTGGAACCGGCCCTGGGAGCAGATCCCCTTCGGCTCCCGGAACATCGCCGTCTCGGAGGCCGAGGCCCATGTCCGCCGCCTGGTGAAGCTCGGCCGCGCGGAGGCCGTCGCGGGAAGCGGTCCGGTGACGTACGTGGCGGTGTGA
- a CDS encoding TerD family protein, whose translation MITLTKEDGPADLDGVTHLSIGVSWDPTAGSSGGLMGKLRRQAGTDLDLIAIAMQGSDPVRLAGLDSLDPLGNGSLVHSGDNQTGRGDGDDETVTVEFARVPANVTSIVFVAAAFKKSSSFQKARNISIKVYDATGGSIQQVADIWPSLLSNDNGCAVAKAIRVGGVWKLEVINQTGRIKQGDERDLMRFAVNK comes from the coding sequence ATGATCACGCTCACGAAGGAAGACGGCCCGGCGGACCTCGACGGGGTGACCCATCTGTCCATCGGGGTGTCCTGGGACCCCACCGCCGGATCGAGCGGCGGACTGATGGGCAAGCTCCGCCGGCAGGCCGGCACCGACCTCGACCTGATCGCGATCGCGATGCAGGGCTCGGACCCGGTGCGGCTGGCGGGCCTCGATTCCCTGGACCCGCTGGGCAACGGCTCGTTGGTGCACAGCGGTGACAACCAGACCGGACGCGGCGACGGGGACGACGAGACGGTGACCGTCGAGTTCGCCCGGGTGCCGGCCAACGTCACGTCGATCGTCTTCGTCGCCGCCGCGTTCAAGAAGAGCAGTTCCTTCCAGAAGGCGCGGAACATCAGCATCAAGGTGTACGACGCGACCGGGGGCAGCATCCAGCAGGTCGCCGACATCTGGCCGAGCCTGCTCAGCAACGACAACGGCTGCGCCGTGGCCAAGGCGATAAGGGTCGGCGGTGTCTGGAAGCTGGAGGTGATCAACCAGACGGGCCGGATCAAGCAGGGTGACGAGCGGGACCTGATGCGCTTCGCGGTGAACAAGTAG
- a CDS encoding aldehyde dehydrogenase, with protein sequence MTELVEHGQLFIGGELTDPLGTGVIEVISPHTEEVIGRVPHASAEDVDRAVAVARRAFDEGPWPRMSPGERIAVVTRIKDAIGARHEEIARVISSENGSPYSWSVLAQALGAMMVWDAALTVARGFTYEETRDGVLGRILVRREPVGVVAAVVPWNVPQFVAAAKLAPALLTGCSVVLKPSPESPLDAYLLGEIAREAGLPEGVLSILPADREVSEYLVGHPGVDKVSFTGSVAAGRRVMEVASRNLTRVTLELGGKSAAVVLPDADLATAVPGIVQAAWMNNGQACVAQTRILVPRSRYDEFADAFAAAASALVVGDPLDPATQVGPLVAERQRRRSLDYIRIGQEEGAKVLTGGGRPHGLDRGWYVEPTLFGDVDNSMRIAREEIFGPVICLLPYGDETEAVKIANDSDYGLSGSVWTADVAHGIDIARQVRTGTYSVNTFSLDMLGPFGGYKNSGLGREFGPEGYGEFLEHKMIHLPAGWEA encoded by the coding sequence ATGACCGAGCTCGTGGAACACGGACAGCTGTTCATAGGCGGGGAGTTGACGGACCCCCTGGGCACCGGTGTCATCGAGGTGATCTCGCCGCACACGGAAGAGGTCATCGGGCGCGTCCCGCACGCCTCGGCCGAGGACGTCGACCGGGCCGTCGCCGTCGCGCGGCGCGCCTTCGACGAGGGTCCCTGGCCCCGGATGAGCCCCGGCGAACGGATCGCGGTCGTCACCCGGATCAAGGACGCGATCGGCGCCCGGCACGAGGAGATCGCCCGCGTCATCTCCTCCGAGAACGGCTCCCCTTACTCCTGGAGCGTCCTCGCACAGGCCCTCGGCGCGATGATGGTCTGGGACGCGGCCCTCACGGTGGCGCGCGGCTTCACGTACGAGGAGACGCGCGACGGAGTCCTCGGCAGGATCCTCGTCCGGCGGGAGCCGGTCGGGGTCGTCGCGGCCGTGGTGCCGTGGAACGTGCCGCAGTTCGTGGCGGCCGCCAAACTCGCGCCCGCGCTGCTGACCGGCTGCTCGGTGGTACTGAAGCCGTCCCCCGAATCGCCGCTGGACGCCTACCTGCTGGGCGAGATCGCGCGGGAGGCCGGACTGCCCGAGGGCGTCCTGTCGATCCTCCCGGCCGACCGCGAGGTGAGCGAGTACCTGGTCGGGCATCCCGGTGTCGACAAGGTCTCCTTCACCGGATCGGTCGCGGCCGGCAGGCGCGTGATGGAGGTCGCCTCGCGCAATCTGACCCGCGTGACGCTCGAGCTGGGCGGCAAGTCGGCGGCGGTCGTGCTGCCGGACGCGGACCTCGCCACGGCCGTTCCCGGGATCGTCCAGGCCGCCTGGATGAACAACGGCCAGGCCTGCGTCGCCCAGACCCGCATCCTCGTACCGCGTTCGCGCTACGACGAGTTCGCGGACGCCTTCGCCGCCGCGGCGAGCGCCCTGGTGGTCGGCGACCCGCTGGACCCGGCGACCCAGGTGGGCCCGCTGGTCGCCGAGCGGCAGCGGCGGCGCAGCCTCGACTACATCCGCATCGGCCAGGAGGAAGGCGCCAAGGTCCTCACCGGCGGCGGCCGTCCGCACGGCCTCGACCGCGGCTGGTACGTCGAACCCACCCTCTTCGGCGACGTGGACAACTCCATGCGGATCGCCCGCGAGGAGATCTTCGGACCGGTGATCTGCCTGCTCCCCTACGGCGACGAGACCGAGGCCGTGAAGATCGCCAACGACTCCGACTACGGGCTGAGCGGCAGCGTCTGGACGGCGGACGTCGCCCACGGCATCGACATCGCGCGCCAGGTCCGTACCGGCACCTACTCCGTCAACACCTTCAGCCTCGACATGCTCGGCCCCTTCGGCGGCTACAAGAACTCCGGGCTCGGGCGGGAGTTCGGCCCCGAGGGCTACGGCGAGTTCCTGGAGCACAAGATGATCCACCTGCCCGCGGGCTGGGAGGCGTAA